One Mycolicibacter sp. MU0083 DNA window includes the following coding sequences:
- a CDS encoding DUF5078 domain-containing protein codes for MRKHRPIFRGAIVAAAAAALSAAILPATAAADATDDFPIPRRVIKTDCSAEQMLAASRDFSPVYYERYMIDMHNKPVQVQQATIDKMHWFFSLDAAQRRAYSEELATNFADPLTVSWPNHAKIFFNNKGVVAKSTENCSQYPRDDMSVWDWSPKP; via the coding sequence ATGCGTAAGCACCGCCCGATTTTCCGGGGCGCCATCGTGGCCGCTGCGGCCGCCGCGTTGAGCGCCGCAATCCTGCCCGCCACCGCCGCCGCCGACGCGACCGACGACTTCCCGATCCCGCGCCGGGTGATCAAGACCGACTGCAGCGCCGAGCAGATGCTGGCCGCCAGCCGGGACTTCTCGCCGGTCTACTACGAGCGCTACATGATCGACATGCACAACAAGCCCGTGCAGGTGCAGCAGGCCACCATCGACAAGATGCACTGGTTCTTCTCGCTGGACGCCGCGCAGCGGCGGGCCTACTCCGAGGAGTTGGCGACCAACTTCGCCGACCCGCTGACCGTGTCGTGGCCCAACCACGCCAAGATCTTCTTCAACAACAAGGGCGTCGTCGCGAAGTCGACCGAGAATTGCAGCCAGTACCCGCGCGACGACATGTCGGTGTGGGACTGGTCCCCGAAGCCGTAA
- a CDS encoding CHAP domain-containing protein, with protein MPGFGAKAAVAAAAFAMLGPFPAAHALPGPPVDPRPVQPVAAASAEPAPLPQRAVEELDIFRGNAAEAALGNPVVYGDGQCYPLVEHYIQSLGWWRNHDPSVNVSDLYHHFPTNGLDRYFDRVPFEGGLNEPRIGDIVVYDPGGVVSEHGHAAVVTDVHGHGPLLQYQTADQNSGGRLFVTLNQRDFSPMWNTLGFLRPKP; from the coding sequence GTGCCGGGATTCGGCGCCAAAGCGGCGGTGGCGGCGGCCGCGTTCGCGATGCTGGGACCATTCCCCGCGGCGCACGCGCTGCCGGGACCGCCGGTCGACCCGCGCCCGGTGCAGCCGGTTGCGGCCGCATCCGCCGAGCCCGCGCCGCTGCCGCAGCGGGCCGTCGAGGAACTCGACATCTTCCGGGGTAACGCCGCCGAGGCCGCACTGGGCAACCCGGTGGTCTACGGCGACGGCCAGTGCTACCCGCTCGTGGAGCACTACATCCAGTCGCTGGGCTGGTGGCGCAACCACGATCCCAGCGTCAACGTCTCCGACCTGTACCACCATTTCCCCACCAACGGCCTGGACCGGTACTTCGACCGGGTGCCGTTCGAGGGCGGGCTCAACGAGCCGCGGATCGGCGACATCGTCGTCTACGACCCGGGCGGCGTCGTCAGCGAGCACGGGCACGCCGCGGTCGTCACCGACGTCCATGGCCATGGACCGCTGCTGCAGTACCAAACCGCCGACCAGAACTCCGGCGGCCGGTTGTTCGTGACCCTCAACCAGCGTGACTTCAGCCCGATGTGGAACACCTTGGGTTTTCTGCGCCCCAAACCGTAG
- a CDS encoding DUF4226 domain-containing protein, whose protein sequence is MTEHLGAFPPRESALAERLAASATADREFQTILQQAVAATVESRRRLDALEAEIRESAGAWAGLDTPAGNREFQQYLATKTREIHRIVADAADDSRRRANAVSALADRYPAG, encoded by the coding sequence ATGACCGAGCATCTCGGTGCGTTCCCACCGCGCGAAAGCGCACTCGCCGAACGACTGGCGGCCTCAGCGACCGCCGACCGGGAATTTCAGACCATCCTGCAGCAGGCGGTAGCGGCCACCGTCGAGTCCCGGCGGCGCCTGGATGCCCTCGAGGCCGAGATCCGGGAATCGGCCGGCGCTTGGGCAGGCCTGGACACCCCGGCCGGCAACCGAGAGTTCCAGCAGTATCTGGCCACCAAGACCCGTGAGATCCATCGGATAGTCGCCGACGCGGCCGACGACAGCCGCCGGCGGGCGAACGCGGTGTCGGCCCTGGCCGACCGCTATCCGGCCGGTTAG
- a CDS encoding aminotransferase class I/II-fold pyridoxal phosphate-dependent enzyme, giving the protein MSLHTLNRADLTAQYERFQRDYADLQAKKLALDLTRGKPAPEQLDLSNGLLALPGAGDFRSDDGTDTRNYGGLQGLPELRAIFGELLGIAVPNLIAGNNASLEFMHDVIVFSMLHGGVDSPRPWSQEPAVKFLCPVPGYDRHFAITETLGIEMIPVPMREDGPDVDLIEELVAADPAIKGMWTVPIFGNPTGVTYSWETVRRLVQMKTAAPDFRLFWDNAYAVHTLTAEFPHQIDILGLAAAAGNPNRPYVFASTSKITFAGAGVSFFGGSLGNITWYLQYAGKRSIGPDKVNQLRHLRFFGDAEGVRQHMRRHQQILAPKFELAAEILQSRLGESKIASWTDPKGGYFISLDVWPGTARRTVALAKDAGIAVTEAGASFPYRKDPEDKNIRIAPSFPSAEDLRDAVDGLATCALLAAAEQLLG; this is encoded by the coding sequence GTGTCGCTGCATACCCTCAACCGTGCCGACCTGACTGCGCAGTATGAGCGCTTCCAGCGCGACTACGCCGACTTGCAGGCCAAGAAGCTCGCGCTGGACCTCACCCGCGGCAAACCCGCGCCCGAGCAGCTGGACCTGTCCAACGGACTGCTGGCCCTGCCCGGTGCGGGTGACTTCCGCAGCGACGACGGCACCGACACCCGTAACTACGGCGGCCTGCAAGGGCTGCCCGAGCTGCGGGCGATCTTCGGTGAGCTGCTCGGCATCGCGGTGCCCAACCTGATCGCCGGCAACAACGCCAGCCTGGAGTTCATGCACGACGTCATCGTCTTCTCGATGCTGCACGGCGGCGTGGACTCGCCGCGGCCCTGGAGTCAGGAGCCGGCCGTCAAGTTCCTGTGCCCGGTCCCCGGCTACGACCGGCACTTCGCGATCACCGAGACCCTGGGCATCGAGATGATCCCGGTCCCGATGCGCGAAGACGGCCCCGACGTCGACCTGATCGAGGAACTCGTCGCCGCCGACCCGGCGATCAAGGGCATGTGGACGGTGCCGATCTTCGGCAACCCGACCGGCGTCACCTACTCCTGGGAGACGGTGCGCCGCCTGGTGCAGATGAAGACCGCCGCGCCGGATTTCCGGCTGTTCTGGGACAACGCCTACGCGGTGCACACCCTGACCGCCGAATTCCCGCACCAGATCGACATCCTCGGGCTGGCCGCCGCGGCCGGCAACCCCAACCGGCCCTACGTGTTCGCCTCCACCTCCAAGATCACCTTCGCCGGGGCGGGCGTCAGCTTCTTCGGCGGCTCACTGGGCAACATCACCTGGTATCTGCAGTACGCCGGCAAGCGCTCGATCGGGCCGGACAAGGTCAACCAGCTGCGGCACCTGCGCTTCTTCGGCGACGCCGAGGGCGTGCGGCAGCACATGCGTCGCCACCAGCAGATCCTGGCGCCCAAGTTCGAGCTGGCCGCCGAGATCCTGCAGAGCCGGCTGGGCGAGTCGAAGATCGCATCCTGGACCGACCCCAAGGGCGGCTACTTCATCAGCCTCGACGTCTGGCCGGGCACTGCGCGTCGCACCGTCGCGCTGGCCAAGGACGCCGGCATCGCGGTCACCGAGGCCGGGGCGTCGTTCCCGTACCGCAAGGATCCCGAGGACAAGAACATCCGGATCGCCCCGTCGTTCCCGTCCGCCGAAGACCTGCGCGACGCCGTCGACGGGCTGGCCACCTGCGCGCTGCTGGCCGCGGCCGAACAGCTGCTGGGCTGA
- a CDS encoding RND family transporter codes for MSGIGTRTGSDQTHRPFIARTLRRFAVPIILAWVALIAVLVATVPPLEEVGKANAVSASPTDAPSMQAMTEMGRVFKESDSDSTAMIVLEADHKLGDAEHEYYAEVVEKLKADTAHVQHVQDFWGDPMTAVGAQSADGQATYVQVNLVGNIGQAAANDSVESVRNIVDSVQTPPGLTVYVTGTAALAKDMNHAGDKSMFKMMLVTIGVILTMLLLVYRSIITVAVLLGMVYMELNAASGVVAFLGHNHWVGLTTFAVNLIVSLAIAAGTDYAIFLIGRYHEARQNGEDRESAYYTAFEGVAHVILGSGLTIAGAVFCLHFTRMPYFVSLGIPCAVGMLVSVFSALTLGPAIITVGSRFGLFDPKRATSTRGWRRVATVIVRWPAPVLVAALAVAAVGLLTLPGYTPAYDDRKYIPTDIPANEGFAAADRHFSQSRMLPEVLLIKADHDMRNPADFLIIDKLAKAVFKVVGISRVQAITRPQGTPLEHTSIPFQISMQNAGQMQTMQFQKKRMDDMLTQAEAMGETIATMRQMHGFMSQLAGTTHEMVVDMDDLQQQIYEIRDHIADFEDFWRPIRSYFYWEPHCYDIPICFSLRSAFDMVDSVDPMSESMDKMIGHMGDMDALMPQMLATFPPMIDTMETMRTMMLTMHSTMSGIFAQMDDMAENATAMGKAFDEAKNDDSFYLPPEIFENPDFKRAMNMFLSPDGKAVRMMISHRGNPATAEGISHIDKIRTAAEEALKGTPLEDAEIYLGGTASLFKDMHDGSNYDLLIAGIASLCLIFVIMLLITRALIAALVIVGTVALSLGASFGLSVLFWQYLIGIQLHWLVLVMSVIVLLAVGSDYNLMLVSRLKEEIHAGLNTGIIRAMGGTGKVVTSAGLVFAFTMASMAVSDLRIIGQIGTTIGLGLMFDTLIVRAFMTPSIAALLGRWFWWPINVLPHVGGKAARHRVAAERARRDADEATGELAHNR; via the coding sequence GCTGGAAGAGGTCGGCAAGGCCAACGCGGTGTCGGCCAGCCCCACCGACGCCCCCTCCATGCAGGCCATGACCGAGATGGGCAGGGTCTTCAAGGAGTCCGACTCCGACAGCACCGCGATGATCGTGCTGGAGGCCGACCACAAACTCGGCGACGCCGAGCACGAGTACTACGCCGAGGTGGTCGAGAAGCTCAAAGCCGACACCGCCCACGTCCAGCACGTCCAGGATTTCTGGGGCGACCCGATGACCGCCGTCGGCGCCCAGAGCGCCGACGGCCAAGCGACCTACGTGCAGGTCAACCTCGTCGGCAACATCGGCCAGGCGGCGGCCAACGACTCGGTCGAATCCGTCCGCAACATCGTGGACTCGGTCCAGACCCCGCCGGGGCTGACCGTCTATGTCACCGGCACCGCGGCACTCGCCAAGGACATGAACCACGCCGGCGACAAGTCGATGTTCAAGATGATGCTGGTCACCATCGGGGTGATCCTCACCATGTTGCTGCTGGTCTACCGGTCGATCATCACCGTCGCGGTGCTGCTGGGCATGGTCTACATGGAACTGAACGCGGCCAGCGGCGTGGTGGCGTTCCTGGGGCATAACCACTGGGTCGGGCTGACCACGTTCGCCGTCAACCTGATCGTCTCGCTGGCGATCGCCGCCGGCACCGACTACGCGATCTTCCTGATCGGCCGCTACCACGAGGCGCGCCAGAACGGGGAGGACCGCGAAAGCGCCTACTACACGGCGTTCGAGGGCGTCGCCCACGTCATCCTGGGGTCGGGCCTGACCATCGCCGGCGCGGTGTTCTGCCTCCACTTCACCCGGATGCCCTACTTCGTCTCGCTGGGCATCCCCTGCGCGGTCGGGATGCTCGTCTCGGTCTTCTCCGCGCTGACGCTGGGCCCGGCGATCATCACCGTCGGCAGCCGATTCGGCCTGTTCGACCCCAAGCGCGCCACCAGCACCCGCGGCTGGCGGCGGGTGGCCACGGTGATCGTCCGCTGGCCGGCGCCGGTGCTGGTCGCCGCGCTGGCGGTGGCGGCGGTGGGCCTGCTGACACTGCCGGGCTATACGCCGGCCTACGACGACCGCAAATACATCCCCACCGACATCCCCGCCAACGAGGGCTTCGCCGCCGCCGACCGGCACTTCTCGCAGTCCCGGATGCTGCCCGAGGTGTTGCTGATCAAGGCCGACCACGACATGCGCAACCCGGCGGACTTCCTGATCATCGACAAGCTGGCCAAGGCGGTGTTCAAGGTCGTCGGGATCTCCCGGGTGCAGGCCATCACCCGCCCGCAGGGCACCCCGCTGGAGCACACCTCGATCCCGTTCCAGATCAGCATGCAGAACGCCGGTCAGATGCAGACCATGCAGTTCCAGAAGAAGCGCATGGACGACATGCTGACCCAGGCCGAGGCGATGGGCGAGACCATCGCCACCATGCGCCAGATGCACGGCTTCATGAGCCAACTGGCCGGCACCACCCACGAGATGGTGGTGGACATGGACGACCTGCAGCAGCAGATCTACGAGATCCGGGACCACATCGCCGATTTCGAGGATTTCTGGCGGCCGATCCGCAGCTACTTCTACTGGGAACCGCACTGCTACGACATCCCGATCTGCTTCTCGTTGCGCTCGGCGTTCGACATGGTCGACAGCGTCGATCCGATGAGCGAGAGCATGGACAAGATGATCGGGCACATGGGCGACATGGATGCGCTGATGCCGCAGATGCTCGCCACCTTCCCGCCGATGATCGACACCATGGAGACCATGCGGACGATGATGCTGACGATGCACAGCACCATGTCCGGGATCTTCGCCCAGATGGACGACATGGCCGAAAACGCCACCGCGATGGGCAAGGCGTTCGACGAGGCCAAGAACGACGACTCGTTCTATCTGCCGCCGGAGATTTTCGAGAACCCGGACTTCAAGCGTGCGATGAACATGTTCTTATCCCCGGACGGCAAGGCCGTGCGGATGATGATCAGTCACCGCGGCAATCCGGCTACCGCCGAAGGCATTTCGCACATCGACAAGATCCGGACGGCGGCCGAGGAAGCGCTCAAGGGGACGCCGCTCGAGGACGCCGAGATCTACCTGGGCGGGACCGCGTCGTTGTTCAAGGACATGCACGACGGTTCCAACTACGACCTGCTGATCGCCGGGATCGCTTCGCTGTGCCTGATTTTCGTCATCATGCTGCTGATCACCCGTGCGCTGATCGCCGCGCTGGTGATCGTGGGAACGGTGGCGCTGTCGCTGGGCGCGTCGTTCGGGCTGTCGGTGCTGTTCTGGCAGTACCTGATCGGCATCCAGTTGCACTGGCTGGTGTTGGTGATGAGCGTGATCGTCCTGCTGGCGGTGGGGTCGGACTACAACCTGATGCTGGTCTCCCGGCTCAAGGAGGAGATCCACGCCGGGCTGAACACCGGCATCATCCGGGCGATGGGCGGCACCGGGAAGGTGGTGACCTCGGCCGGACTGGTGTTCGCGTTCACCATGGCGTCGATGGCGGTCAGCGACCTGCGCATCATCGGCCAGATCGGCACCACCATCGGGCTGGGGCTGATGTTCGACACCTTGATCGTGCGGGCATTCATGACACCGTCGATCGCCGCCCTGCTGGGCCGCTGGTTCTGGTGGCCCATCAACGTGTTGCCGCACGTCGGGGGGAAGGCCGCCCGGCATCGGGTCGCGGCCGAACGCGCACGCCGCGACGCCGACGAGGCGACCGGGGAGTTGGCGCACAACCGGTAG